The Gemmatimonadota bacterium genome window below encodes:
- the accB gene encoding acetyl-CoA carboxylase biotin carboxyl carrier protein, which yields MKISKQVIASAKELIDLIGADDVQEVEIERKLFGRGRIRIVRASKQAPIVQTLSAPPASASAPVDIPETQVEDAVSEDDGHYHTLRSPMVGMFYQSPNPEAPPYATEGDEVTQGQTLCIIEAMKIMNEIECDVNGRVVRVLVENAAPVEYNTPLFLIDPEE from the coding sequence GTGAAAATTTCCAAACAGGTAATAGCCAGTGCAAAAGAACTCATCGATCTGATTGGCGCCGATGATGTACAGGAAGTTGAGATTGAACGCAAGCTCTTTGGACGTGGGCGCATTCGCATTGTGCGCGCCAGCAAACAGGCCCCCATTGTGCAAACACTATCTGCGCCACCTGCGTCAGCATCTGCACCTGTCGATATACCTGAGACCCAGGTTGAAGATGCTGTAAGTGAAGACGATGGGCACTATCACACCTTGCGCTCGCCTATGGTGGGTATGTTTTACCAATCGCCGAATCCCGAAGCACCGCCTTATGCAACAGAAGGCGACGAGGTGACGCAAGGACAGACCCTGTGTATTATTGAAGCCATGAAAATTATGAATGAAATCGAGTGTGATGTAAATGGTCGGGTGGTGCGCGTACTGGTTGAAAATGCCGCGCCCGTCGAATACAATACGCCTTTGTTTTTAATTGATCCAGAAGAATAG